A region from the Gossypium hirsutum isolate 1008001.06 chromosome A08, Gossypium_hirsutum_v2.1, whole genome shotgun sequence genome encodes:
- the LOC107928373 gene encoding uncharacterized protein isoform X4, which produces MAGICGPNPILHLHRTTSQSPLNLHRVHGGARWCCCSVSPENENKTRTPPLLRLAVSGVTELLRLFSSSAQGNRADYQLKTEDRDENSASDIDDVLRILKADYENAYFVTGNFSSAIYAEDCLFEDPTIRFRGKELYSRNLKLLVPFFDSPSIRLQKIEKGANMETDFVAATWRLRTYLKLPWRPLISVNGSTIYELDEKLKSWDVTALEAIGQIFTPSIGRPNDR; this is translated from the exons ATGGCGGGAATTTGTGGTCCAAATCCGATTCTACATCTCCACCGCACCACCAGTCAATCACCGTTAAATTTACACAGAGTCCACGGCGGAGCACGGTGGTGTTGCTGCTCAGTTTCACcggaaaatgaaaataaaactagAACGCCGCCGCTTTTAAGACTGGCAGTGAGTGGTGTTACTGAGTTGCTTAGGCTCTTTTCTTCTTCTGCCCAAGGCAACAG aGCTGATTACCAATTGAAGACTGAGGATAGAGATGAAAATTCAGCCTCCGATATTGATGATGTTTTAAGAATCCTTAAAGCTGATTATGAGAATGCTTACTTTGTTACAg GAAATTTCAGTTCTGCAATCTATGCTGAAGATTGTCTCTTTGAAGATCCTACTATTCGATTCCGAG GTAAGGAGCTGTATTCTCGCAATTTGAAATTGCTTGTTCCTTTCTTTGACAGCCCTTCAATTAGATTACAAAAGATTGAGAAG GGTGCCAACATGGAAACAGATTTTGTAGCGGCAACTTGGAGATTAAG AACCTACCTGAAGCTTCCATGGAGGCCTCTTATTTCAGTTAATGGAAGCACCATCTATGAATTGGATGAGAAGCTTAAA AGTTGGGATGTGACAGCACTGGAAGCAATTGGTCAGATATTCACCCCTAGTATTGGAAGGCCAAATGA CAGATGA
- the LOC107928372 gene encoding riboflavin biosynthesis protein PYRR, chloroplastic isoform X4 yields the protein MRHPLQHLRGNAIRAFRSQGLQVDVLGEDMQSKLVEEARKACLLVNLPFVYRAASRVPFSVLKYAMTLDGKIAASSGHAAWISSKLSRNRVFELRGRSDAIIVGGNTVRRDNPRLTARHGGGHMPIRIVLSQSLDLPEEANLWDLSDVSTVVVTQRGARRSFQRYLASKGVEVVELDILNPRDVMEYFHDRGYLSILWECGGTLAASAISSGVIHKVFAFVAPKIIGGKNAPSPVGELGMVEMSQALDLIDVCFEQIGPDMLISGFLQPIPDLTPTIPSEDETFAIDPTVAPFETSIIFFYKTWDLYGAFSNFSPHPIQMPDEDGNYVTWFSVEHYYQANKFIGVSNPLAQDCIDKIKSAKSPEEAARLGRLTQRRHPHLVRSDWESVKIDVMYRALKCKFSIYPHLNSMLLSTAGSVLVEASPHDLFWGGGRDGEGLNYLGRLLMKLRSEFLGESSAASENTCIAL from the exons ATGAGGCATCCTCTGCAGCATCTAAGAGGAAATGCTATACGTGCATTTAGGAGCCAAGGTTTGCAGGTTGATGTTCTTGGAGAGGATATGCAAAGTAAACTTGTGGAG GAAGCTCGAAAGGCATGTCTCCTtgtcaacttaccttttgtttaTAGAGCTGCTTCTCGTGTTCCATTTTCTGTTCTCAAGTATGCAATGACCCTTGATG GTAAAATAGCTGCAAGTAGTGGACATGCGGCATGGATAAGTAGCAAGTTGTCTAGGAATCGAGTTTTTGAGTTACGGGGTAGAAGCGATGCCATTATAGTTGGAGGGAACACTGTGCGTAGGGACA ACCCAAGACTGACAGCAAGACATGGAGGTGGGCATATGCCAATTCGAATTGTACTGTCTCAATCGCTTGATCTTCCTGAGGAGGCAAATCTTTGGGACCTATCTGATGTATCTACTGTAGTTGTAACACAAAGGGGAGCAAGGAGGAGTTTCCAGAGATATCTTGCATCTAAAGGAGTTGAGGTAGTGGAGTTAGACATCTTAAACCCTAGGGATGTAATGGAATATTTTCATGACCGTGGATACCTCTCCATTTTATGGGAGTGTGGAGGAACTCTAGCTGCATCTGCTATTTCATCGGGTGTAATACACAAG GTTTTTGCATTTGTTGCTCCTAAAATTATTGGTGGGAAGAATGCTCCTTCTCCTGTGGGTGAGCTTGGGATGGTTGAGATGTCTCAAGCACTGGATTTGATTGACGTTTGCTTTGAGCAG ATTGGACCTGATATGCTCATCAGTGGATTTCTTCAGCCTATACCAGATTTAACGCCCACTATTCCTTCAGAAGATGAAACCTTTGCTATTGACCCTACTGTTGCTCCTTTTGAGACAAGCATCATATTCTTctataaaacatgggatcttTATGGCGCCTTCTCAAATTTTTCTCCTCATCCAATTCAAATGCCCGATGAAGATGGTAATTATGTCACTTGGTTTAGCGTAGAGCATTATTACCAG GCAAACAAGTTCATCGGAGTCAGCAATCCTCTAGCACAGGATTGCATAGACAAAATAAAATCAGCAAAAAGTCCAGAGGAAGCAGCACGACTGGGAAGGCTAACACAGCGGCGACACCCTCATCTG GTGAGATCTGATTGGGAAAGTGTGAAGATTGATGTTATGTATAGGGCACTAAAATGCAAGTTCTCGATATATCCTCACTTGAATTCCATGTTGCTATCGACTGCCGGGTCGGTCCTAGTTGAAGCTTCGCCTCATGACCTTTTCTGGGGTGGTGGGCGGGATGGTGAAGGCCTGAATTATCTTGGCAGGCTGCTGATGAAGTTGAGGTCAGAGTTTCTTGGTGAATCATCTGCTGCAAGTGAAAACACCTGCATAGCTTTATGA
- the LOC107928373 gene encoding uncharacterized protein isoform X1 encodes MAGICGPNPILHLHRTTSQSPLNLHRVHGGARWCCCSVSPENENKTRTPPLLRLAVSGVTELLRLFSSSAQGNRADYQLKTEDRDENSASDIDDVLRILKADYENAYFVTGNFSSAIYAEDCLFEDPTIRFRGKELYSRNLKLLVPFFDSPSIRLQKIEKGANMETDFVAATWRLRTYLKLPWRPLISVNGSTIYELDEKLKIVRHAESWDVTALEAIGQIFTPSIGRPNDYAGVFTCSR; translated from the exons ATGGCGGGAATTTGTGGTCCAAATCCGATTCTACATCTCCACCGCACCACCAGTCAATCACCGTTAAATTTACACAGAGTCCACGGCGGAGCACGGTGGTGTTGCTGCTCAGTTTCACcggaaaatgaaaataaaactagAACGCCGCCGCTTTTAAGACTGGCAGTGAGTGGTGTTACTGAGTTGCTTAGGCTCTTTTCTTCTTCTGCCCAAGGCAACAG aGCTGATTACCAATTGAAGACTGAGGATAGAGATGAAAATTCAGCCTCCGATATTGATGATGTTTTAAGAATCCTTAAAGCTGATTATGAGAATGCTTACTTTGTTACAg GAAATTTCAGTTCTGCAATCTATGCTGAAGATTGTCTCTTTGAAGATCCTACTATTCGATTCCGAG GTAAGGAGCTGTATTCTCGCAATTTGAAATTGCTTGTTCCTTTCTTTGACAGCCCTTCAATTAGATTACAAAAGATTGAGAAG GGTGCCAACATGGAAACAGATTTTGTAGCGGCAACTTGGAGATTAAG AACCTACCTGAAGCTTCCATGGAGGCCTCTTATTTCAGTTAATGGAAGCACCATCTATGAATTGGATGAGAAGCTTAAA ATTGTACGGCATGCTGAGAGTTGGGATGTGACAGCACTGGAAGCAATTGGTCAGATATTCACCCCTAGTATTGGAAGGCCAAATGA CTATGCAGGTGTTTTCACTTGCAGCAGATGA
- the LOC107928373 gene encoding uncharacterized protein isoform X2: MAGICGPNPILHLHRTTSQSPLNLHRVHGGARWCCCSVSPENENKTRTPPLLRLAVSGVTELLRLFSSSAQGNRADYQLKTEDRDENSASDIDDVLRILKADYENAYFVTGNFSSAIYAEDCLFEDPTIRFRGKELYSRNLKLLVPFFDSPSIRLQKIEKGANMETDFVAATWRLRTYLKLPWRPLISVNGSTIYELDEKLKSWDVTALEAIGQIFTPSIGRPNDYAGVFTCSR, encoded by the exons ATGGCGGGAATTTGTGGTCCAAATCCGATTCTACATCTCCACCGCACCACCAGTCAATCACCGTTAAATTTACACAGAGTCCACGGCGGAGCACGGTGGTGTTGCTGCTCAGTTTCACcggaaaatgaaaataaaactagAACGCCGCCGCTTTTAAGACTGGCAGTGAGTGGTGTTACTGAGTTGCTTAGGCTCTTTTCTTCTTCTGCCCAAGGCAACAG aGCTGATTACCAATTGAAGACTGAGGATAGAGATGAAAATTCAGCCTCCGATATTGATGATGTTTTAAGAATCCTTAAAGCTGATTATGAGAATGCTTACTTTGTTACAg GAAATTTCAGTTCTGCAATCTATGCTGAAGATTGTCTCTTTGAAGATCCTACTATTCGATTCCGAG GTAAGGAGCTGTATTCTCGCAATTTGAAATTGCTTGTTCCTTTCTTTGACAGCCCTTCAATTAGATTACAAAAGATTGAGAAG GGTGCCAACATGGAAACAGATTTTGTAGCGGCAACTTGGAGATTAAG AACCTACCTGAAGCTTCCATGGAGGCCTCTTATTTCAGTTAATGGAAGCACCATCTATGAATTGGATGAGAAGCTTAAA AGTTGGGATGTGACAGCACTGGAAGCAATTGGTCAGATATTCACCCCTAGTATTGGAAGGCCAAATGA CTATGCAGGTGTTTTCACTTGCAGCAGATGA
- the LOC107928359 gene encoding basic leucine zipper and W2 domain-containing protein 2, producing the protein MSSKEKPTLGGTRIKTRKRNIAAPLDPAAFADAVVQIYLDNAGDLELVAKNLESSDLNFSRYGDTFFEVVFTGGRTQPGTIKPDEGERHPYSVIECEAKRETILPSVIYIQKILRRRPFLIKNLENVMRRFLQSLELFEDNERKKLAIFTALAFSQKLSGLPPETVFQPLLKDNLVVKGLVLSFITDFFKEYLVDNSLDDLISILKRGKMEDNLMDFFPSAKRSPEGFSEHFTKEGLVPLVEYNEKKIFEVKLKEMKSALTTQIAEESDISEVIENVKQRVKDAKLPDIEVVRILWDVIMDAVQWSGKNQQQNANSALRQVKTWAKLLNSFCSSGKLELELMYKVQMQCYEDAKLMKLFPEIVKSLYDQDVLAEDTILYWFRKGSNPKGRQTFVKALEPFVNWLEEAEEEE; encoded by the exons Atgag CTCGAAGGAGAAACCCACTCtcgg TGGTACGCGGATTAAGACCCGCAAACGGAATATTGCTGCACCTCTGGACCCTGCAGCATTTGCTGATGCAGTAGTCCAGATCTATTTGGATAATGCTGGTGATCTG GAACTTGTTGCCAAGAACCTTGAATCTTCTGATCTTAACTTCTCAAGATACGGTGACACTTTCTTTGAG GTTGTTTTCACCGGAGGCCGCACACAACCAGGCACAATCAAACCTGATGAGGGGGAGCGTCACCCTTACTCTGTAATAGAGTGTGAGGCTAAACGTGAAACCATTTTGCCATCTGTGATCTACATACAGAAAATCTTGCGTCGAAGGCCTTTTCTGATAAAGAATCTTGAAAATGTTATGCGAAGATTCTTGCAGTCCTTGGAGCTGTTTGAGGACAATGAAAGGAAGAAGCTTGCAATTTTCACAGCACTTGCTTTTTCCCAGAAGCTATCAGGGCTGCCACCTGAGACTGTGTTCCAGCCACTGCTCAAGGACAATCTTGTGGTCAAAGGGCTAGTTCTTTCATTCATAACAGACTTCTTCAAGGAGTATCTGGTGGATAATAGCCTTGACGATTTAATTTCAATTCTGAAGCGAGGGAAAATGGAGGACAATCTTATGGACTTCTTCCCATCTGCAAAGCGATCCCCTGAAGGTTTCTCTGAACATTTCAC CAAGGAAGGGTTGGTGCCCTTGGTTGAATacaatgagaaaaaaatatttgaggTAAAACTTAAGGAAATGAAGTCTGCTTTGACAACCCAGATAGCAGAAGAATCTGATATATCTGAAGTCATTGAGAATGTCAAACAACGTGTTAAGGATGCTAAATTACCTGATATTGAGGTTGTACGAATTCTTTGGGATGTAATAATGGATGCTGTTCAGTGGTCTGGAAAGAACCAGCAGCAGAATGCCAATTCAGCTTTACGACAG GTCAAAACATGGGCAAAGCTGTTAAATTCGTTCTGCAGCAGTGGAAAACTTGAACTGGAGCTTATGTATAAGGTTCAGATGCAATGCTATGAGGATGCGAAATTGATGAAGCTATTCCCGGAGATTGTGAAGTCTCTCTATGACCAAGATGTCCTTGCGGAAGACACAATTCTTTACTGGTTCCGCAAAGGATCAAATCCAAAGGGCAG GCAAACCTTCGTGAAGGCCCTGGAGCCCTTCGTGAATTGGCTGGAGGAAGCCGAAGAAGAGGAATAA
- the LOC107928372 gene encoding riboflavin biosynthesis protein PYRR, chloroplastic isoform X2, whose protein sequence is MALSFAVVASSSSIMCKATNANNHSHLQDLSYIKRAALISDKSAGFTSPHPNFGCVIVTPSAEVVGEAYLYAQGTKPAEVLAVEAAGERCRGATAYVNMEPGDCHGDHTAVSALVQAGITRAVIGMRHPLQHLRGNAIRAFRSQGLQVDVLGEDMQSKLVEEARKACLLVNLPFVYRAASRVPFSVLKYAMTLDGKIAASSGHAAWISSKLSRNRVFELRGRSDAIIVGGNTVRRDNPRLTARHGGGHMPIRIVLSQSLDLPEEANLWDLSDVSTVVVTQRGARRSFQRYLASKGVEVFAFVAPKIIGGKNAPSPVGELGMVEMSQALDLIDVCFEQIGPDMLISGFLQPIPDLTPTIPSEDETFAIDPTVAPFETSIIFFYKTWDLYGAFSNFSPHPIQMPDEDGNYVTWFSVEHYYQANKFIGVSNPLAQDCIDKIKSAKSPEEAARLGRLTQRRHPHLVRSDWESVKIDVMYRALKCKFSIYPHLNSMLLSTAGSVLVEASPHDLFWGGGRDGEGLNYLGRLLMKLRSEFLGESSAASENTCIAL, encoded by the exons ATGGCGCTCTCATTTGCAGTTGTAGCTTCCTCATCTTCAATAATGTGCAAAGCTACTAACGCCAACAACCATTCGCATCTTCAAGACTTATCGTACATCAAACGCGCCGCCCTTATATCCGACAAGTCTGCTGGGTTTACTTCCCCGCACCCAAATTTTGGATGCGTTATTGTTACACCCTCGGCCGAGGTGGTTGGGGAAGCTTACTTGTATGCCCAAGGTACAAAGCCGGCGGAGGTTCTGGCAGTTGAGGCCGCCGGCGAACGGTGTAGAGGCGCGACCGCTTATGTTAATATGGAGCCTGGAGATTGCCATGGGGATCACACCGCCGTCTCCGCTCTTGTTCAG GCAGGGATCACAAGGGCTGTTATTGGAATGAGGCATCCTCTGCAGCATCTAAGAGGAAATGCTATACGTGCATTTAGGAGCCAAGGTTTGCAGGTTGATGTTCTTGGAGAGGATATGCAAAGTAAACTTGTGGAG GAAGCTCGAAAGGCATGTCTCCTtgtcaacttaccttttgtttaTAGAGCTGCTTCTCGTGTTCCATTTTCTGTTCTCAAGTATGCAATGACCCTTGATG GTAAAATAGCTGCAAGTAGTGGACATGCGGCATGGATAAGTAGCAAGTTGTCTAGGAATCGAGTTTTTGAGTTACGGGGTAGAAGCGATGCCATTATAGTTGGAGGGAACACTGTGCGTAGGGACA ACCCAAGACTGACAGCAAGACATGGAGGTGGGCATATGCCAATTCGAATTGTACTGTCTCAATCGCTTGATCTTCCTGAGGAGGCAAATCTTTGGGACCTATCTGATGTATCTACTGTAGTTGTAACACAAAGGGGAGCAAGGAGGAGTTTCCAGAGATATCTTGCATCTAAAGGAGTTGAG GTTTTTGCATTTGTTGCTCCTAAAATTATTGGTGGGAAGAATGCTCCTTCTCCTGTGGGTGAGCTTGGGATGGTTGAGATGTCTCAAGCACTGGATTTGATTGACGTTTGCTTTGAGCAG ATTGGACCTGATATGCTCATCAGTGGATTTCTTCAGCCTATACCAGATTTAACGCCCACTATTCCTTCAGAAGATGAAACCTTTGCTATTGACCCTACTGTTGCTCCTTTTGAGACAAGCATCATATTCTTctataaaacatgggatcttTATGGCGCCTTCTCAAATTTTTCTCCTCATCCAATTCAAATGCCCGATGAAGATGGTAATTATGTCACTTGGTTTAGCGTAGAGCATTATTACCAG GCAAACAAGTTCATCGGAGTCAGCAATCCTCTAGCACAGGATTGCATAGACAAAATAAAATCAGCAAAAAGTCCAGAGGAAGCAGCACGACTGGGAAGGCTAACACAGCGGCGACACCCTCATCTG GTGAGATCTGATTGGGAAAGTGTGAAGATTGATGTTATGTATAGGGCACTAAAATGCAAGTTCTCGATATATCCTCACTTGAATTCCATGTTGCTATCGACTGCCGGGTCGGTCCTAGTTGAAGCTTCGCCTCATGACCTTTTCTGGGGTGGTGGGCGGGATGGTGAAGGCCTGAATTATCTTGGCAGGCTGCTGATGAAGTTGAGGTCAGAGTTTCTTGGTGAATCATCTGCTGCAAGTGAAAACACCTGCATAGCTTTATGA
- the LOC107928373 gene encoding uncharacterized protein isoform X3 encodes MAGICGPNPILHLHRTTSQSPLNLHRVHGGARWCCCSVSPENENKTRTPPLLRLAVSGVTELLRLFSSSAQGNRADYQLKTEDRDENSASDIDDVLRILKADYENAYFVTGNFSSAIYAEDCLFEDPTIRFRGKELYSRNLKLLVPFFDSPSIRLQKIEKGANMETDFVAATWRLRTYLKLPWRPLISVNGSTIYELDEKLKIVRHAESWDVTALEAIGQIFTPSIGRPNDR; translated from the exons ATGGCGGGAATTTGTGGTCCAAATCCGATTCTACATCTCCACCGCACCACCAGTCAATCACCGTTAAATTTACACAGAGTCCACGGCGGAGCACGGTGGTGTTGCTGCTCAGTTTCACcggaaaatgaaaataaaactagAACGCCGCCGCTTTTAAGACTGGCAGTGAGTGGTGTTACTGAGTTGCTTAGGCTCTTTTCTTCTTCTGCCCAAGGCAACAG aGCTGATTACCAATTGAAGACTGAGGATAGAGATGAAAATTCAGCCTCCGATATTGATGATGTTTTAAGAATCCTTAAAGCTGATTATGAGAATGCTTACTTTGTTACAg GAAATTTCAGTTCTGCAATCTATGCTGAAGATTGTCTCTTTGAAGATCCTACTATTCGATTCCGAG GTAAGGAGCTGTATTCTCGCAATTTGAAATTGCTTGTTCCTTTCTTTGACAGCCCTTCAATTAGATTACAAAAGATTGAGAAG GGTGCCAACATGGAAACAGATTTTGTAGCGGCAACTTGGAGATTAAG AACCTACCTGAAGCTTCCATGGAGGCCTCTTATTTCAGTTAATGGAAGCACCATCTATGAATTGGATGAGAAGCTTAAA ATTGTACGGCATGCTGAGAGTTGGGATGTGACAGCACTGGAAGCAATTGGTCAGATATTCACCCCTAGTATTGGAAGGCCAAATGA CAGATGA
- the LOC107928372 gene encoding riboflavin biosynthesis protein PYRR, chloroplastic isoform X3 has translation MALSFAVVASSSSIMCKATNANNHSHLQDLSYIKRAALISDKSAGFTSPHPNFGCVIVTPSAEVVGEAYLYAQGTKPAEVLAVEAAGERCRGATAYVNMEPGDCHGDHTAVSALVQAGITRAVIGMRHPLQHLRGNAIRAFRSQGLQVDVLGEDMQSKLVEEARKACLLVNLPFVYRAASRVPFSVLKYAMTLDGKIAASSGHAAWISSKLSRNRVFELRGRSDAIIVGGNTVRRDNPRLTARHGGGHMPIRIVLSQSLDLPEEANLWDLSDVSTVVVTQRGARRSFQRYLASKGVEVVELDILNPRDVMEYFHDRGYLSILWECGGTLAASAISSGVIHKVFAFVAPKIIGGKNAPSPVGELGMVEMSQALDLIDVCFEQIGPDMLISGFLQPIPDLTPTIPSEDETFAIDPTVAPFETSIIFFYKTWDLYGAFSNFSPHPIQMPDEDGKQVHRSQQSSSTGLHRQNKISKKSRGSSTTGKANTAATPSSGEI, from the exons ATGGCGCTCTCATTTGCAGTTGTAGCTTCCTCATCTTCAATAATGTGCAAAGCTACTAACGCCAACAACCATTCGCATCTTCAAGACTTATCGTACATCAAACGCGCCGCCCTTATATCCGACAAGTCTGCTGGGTTTACTTCCCCGCACCCAAATTTTGGATGCGTTATTGTTACACCCTCGGCCGAGGTGGTTGGGGAAGCTTACTTGTATGCCCAAGGTACAAAGCCGGCGGAGGTTCTGGCAGTTGAGGCCGCCGGCGAACGGTGTAGAGGCGCGACCGCTTATGTTAATATGGAGCCTGGAGATTGCCATGGGGATCACACCGCCGTCTCCGCTCTTGTTCAG GCAGGGATCACAAGGGCTGTTATTGGAATGAGGCATCCTCTGCAGCATCTAAGAGGAAATGCTATACGTGCATTTAGGAGCCAAGGTTTGCAGGTTGATGTTCTTGGAGAGGATATGCAAAGTAAACTTGTGGAG GAAGCTCGAAAGGCATGTCTCCTtgtcaacttaccttttgtttaTAGAGCTGCTTCTCGTGTTCCATTTTCTGTTCTCAAGTATGCAATGACCCTTGATG GTAAAATAGCTGCAAGTAGTGGACATGCGGCATGGATAAGTAGCAAGTTGTCTAGGAATCGAGTTTTTGAGTTACGGGGTAGAAGCGATGCCATTATAGTTGGAGGGAACACTGTGCGTAGGGACA ACCCAAGACTGACAGCAAGACATGGAGGTGGGCATATGCCAATTCGAATTGTACTGTCTCAATCGCTTGATCTTCCTGAGGAGGCAAATCTTTGGGACCTATCTGATGTATCTACTGTAGTTGTAACACAAAGGGGAGCAAGGAGGAGTTTCCAGAGATATCTTGCATCTAAAGGAGTTGAGGTAGTGGAGTTAGACATCTTAAACCCTAGGGATGTAATGGAATATTTTCATGACCGTGGATACCTCTCCATTTTATGGGAGTGTGGAGGAACTCTAGCTGCATCTGCTATTTCATCGGGTGTAATACACAAG GTTTTTGCATTTGTTGCTCCTAAAATTATTGGTGGGAAGAATGCTCCTTCTCCTGTGGGTGAGCTTGGGATGGTTGAGATGTCTCAAGCACTGGATTTGATTGACGTTTGCTTTGAGCAG ATTGGACCTGATATGCTCATCAGTGGATTTCTTCAGCCTATACCAGATTTAACGCCCACTATTCCTTCAGAAGATGAAACCTTTGCTATTGACCCTACTGTTGCTCCTTTTGAGACAAGCATCATATTCTTctataaaacatgggatcttTATGGCGCCTTCTCAAATTTTTCTCCTCATCCAATTCAAATGCCCGATGAAGATG GCAAACAAGTTCATCGGAGTCAGCAATCCTCTAGCACAGGATTGCATAGACAAAATAAAATCAGCAAAAAGTCCAGAGGAAGCAGCACGACTGGGAAGGCTAACACAGCGGCGACACCCTCATCTG GTGAGATCTGA
- the LOC107928372 gene encoding riboflavin biosynthesis protein PYRR, chloroplastic isoform X1, with product MALSFAVVASSSSIMCKATNANNHSHLQDLSYIKRAALISDKSAGFTSPHPNFGCVIVTPSAEVVGEAYLYAQGTKPAEVLAVEAAGERCRGATAYVNMEPGDCHGDHTAVSALVQAGITRAVIGMRHPLQHLRGNAIRAFRSQGLQVDVLGEDMQSKLVEEARKACLLVNLPFVYRAASRVPFSVLKYAMTLDGKIAASSGHAAWISSKLSRNRVFELRGRSDAIIVGGNTVRRDNPRLTARHGGGHMPIRIVLSQSLDLPEEANLWDLSDVSTVVVTQRGARRSFQRYLASKGVEVVELDILNPRDVMEYFHDRGYLSILWECGGTLAASAISSGVIHKVFAFVAPKIIGGKNAPSPVGELGMVEMSQALDLIDVCFEQIGPDMLISGFLQPIPDLTPTIPSEDETFAIDPTVAPFETSIIFFYKTWDLYGAFSNFSPHPIQMPDEDGNYVTWFSVEHYYQANKFIGVSNPLAQDCIDKIKSAKSPEEAARLGRLTQRRHPHLVRSDWESVKIDVMYRALKCKFSIYPHLNSMLLSTAGSVLVEASPHDLFWGGGRDGEGLNYLGRLLMKLRSEFLGESSAASENTCIAL from the exons ATGGCGCTCTCATTTGCAGTTGTAGCTTCCTCATCTTCAATAATGTGCAAAGCTACTAACGCCAACAACCATTCGCATCTTCAAGACTTATCGTACATCAAACGCGCCGCCCTTATATCCGACAAGTCTGCTGGGTTTACTTCCCCGCACCCAAATTTTGGATGCGTTATTGTTACACCCTCGGCCGAGGTGGTTGGGGAAGCTTACTTGTATGCCCAAGGTACAAAGCCGGCGGAGGTTCTGGCAGTTGAGGCCGCCGGCGAACGGTGTAGAGGCGCGACCGCTTATGTTAATATGGAGCCTGGAGATTGCCATGGGGATCACACCGCCGTCTCCGCTCTTGTTCAG GCAGGGATCACAAGGGCTGTTATTGGAATGAGGCATCCTCTGCAGCATCTAAGAGGAAATGCTATACGTGCATTTAGGAGCCAAGGTTTGCAGGTTGATGTTCTTGGAGAGGATATGCAAAGTAAACTTGTGGAG GAAGCTCGAAAGGCATGTCTCCTtgtcaacttaccttttgtttaTAGAGCTGCTTCTCGTGTTCCATTTTCTGTTCTCAAGTATGCAATGACCCTTGATG GTAAAATAGCTGCAAGTAGTGGACATGCGGCATGGATAAGTAGCAAGTTGTCTAGGAATCGAGTTTTTGAGTTACGGGGTAGAAGCGATGCCATTATAGTTGGAGGGAACACTGTGCGTAGGGACA ACCCAAGACTGACAGCAAGACATGGAGGTGGGCATATGCCAATTCGAATTGTACTGTCTCAATCGCTTGATCTTCCTGAGGAGGCAAATCTTTGGGACCTATCTGATGTATCTACTGTAGTTGTAACACAAAGGGGAGCAAGGAGGAGTTTCCAGAGATATCTTGCATCTAAAGGAGTTGAGGTAGTGGAGTTAGACATCTTAAACCCTAGGGATGTAATGGAATATTTTCATGACCGTGGATACCTCTCCATTTTATGGGAGTGTGGAGGAACTCTAGCTGCATCTGCTATTTCATCGGGTGTAATACACAAG GTTTTTGCATTTGTTGCTCCTAAAATTATTGGTGGGAAGAATGCTCCTTCTCCTGTGGGTGAGCTTGGGATGGTTGAGATGTCTCAAGCACTGGATTTGATTGACGTTTGCTTTGAGCAG ATTGGACCTGATATGCTCATCAGTGGATTTCTTCAGCCTATACCAGATTTAACGCCCACTATTCCTTCAGAAGATGAAACCTTTGCTATTGACCCTACTGTTGCTCCTTTTGAGACAAGCATCATATTCTTctataaaacatgggatcttTATGGCGCCTTCTCAAATTTTTCTCCTCATCCAATTCAAATGCCCGATGAAGATGGTAATTATGTCACTTGGTTTAGCGTAGAGCATTATTACCAG GCAAACAAGTTCATCGGAGTCAGCAATCCTCTAGCACAGGATTGCATAGACAAAATAAAATCAGCAAAAAGTCCAGAGGAAGCAGCACGACTGGGAAGGCTAACACAGCGGCGACACCCTCATCTG GTGAGATCTGATTGGGAAAGTGTGAAGATTGATGTTATGTATAGGGCACTAAAATGCAAGTTCTCGATATATCCTCACTTGAATTCCATGTTGCTATCGACTGCCGGGTCGGTCCTAGTTGAAGCTTCGCCTCATGACCTTTTCTGGGGTGGTGGGCGGGATGGTGAAGGCCTGAATTATCTTGGCAGGCTGCTGATGAAGTTGAGGTCAGAGTTTCTTGGTGAATCATCTGCTGCAAGTGAAAACACCTGCATAGCTTTATGA